TGCTCCAGCAAAAATGAAGTCCACCCACCCGGTGCAGCCCCAATATCCAGTCCCCGTCGGAAGCTGTTGAAGGGAATACCAAACTCTTTTTCCGCTTCGATAAGCTTGAACTTGGCTCTGGAAATTTGACTTTCCTCCTTGCGGAAGCGGATAGCCCCTCCGTTCCAACTGGACAGGTTCTCTTCCGGACGGCATACACCTGCATACAGTGCATCATCATCGGCGTAAACTGAAATTACCCAAGCGGGTTCATGCACAGAGAATTCGGCCCCAAGACCTTTTACTTCCTCCTGCAGCCACTCCCTTAGTTCTCCGGGGCTTTCTTGCCAGAATGAATTCCCACCCTTACGGACATGCAGTGCAATAGTTTGTCCTTGAAGATGACTCAGACTATTTAAATAGGTTGCCAACCGTCCTAGTGCAGGTAATCCAGCTTCATCCTGGAACTGAACAGGTTGAATGTGGCGCAGAAAGATAGGCAGATTATTCAAAAGAAGTTGTGTGACCTCTTCCGGTTCGACTTGCAGCGTAGCTAAGAATATCTCACCCGGCACCAACAGCGTGCTTTTTACTGCGCCGAACAGACGGCGAAGTTCCTCTTGAGCAAAGGGTGCAAAACCGTGATTAGCCGTACATATATAACGTGAACTAACCGGTTCTTCCGCTTGGGGAGTTTGCCCCTCAGGGTCTTCAATGAAATCGTTCAAATGGTTGAGCCTCCAGATCTTATTTTAATCCAAGGCCGACCTCCGTCCCATTCAACATCAATAGGAATATCGTAGGTAGCCATAAGCATTTCCTTAGTTAATACATCTTCCTTGCGGCCGGAGCCCGCCAGCTTACCTCCGCGAATAAGAGCAACATGTGTGAACAGTGGAACAATTTCCTCGACATGATGGGTGACATAGACAACCGCAATGTTTCGCTGACGCAGCCTATCCACTTCTGCCAGCATTTTTTCCCGTTCATACAAGTCAAGACCTGCACAAGGCTCGTCCAAGATGAGAAGCTTGGGATCAGCCATTAAGCAACGAGCCAACATCGCTTTTTTGCGTTCACCCTGCGATAAAGTTCCCAGCGGTTGAAAGGCCAGTGATCCTAGATTCATTTCCTCCAACAGTTCAATTGCTCGCTCTTTCACGGTACTCGGGATGGTCTGATAGAACCGTAAATAAGCGTACGCCCCTGTCGCTACAACTTCCCATACCGGGTCTGAAAGTGACAGCTTCTCCATCAAGTTCGGGCTGATATAACCGATTTCCTTACGGACCTCACGCACATCACATTGTCCGTATTTATAGCCAAGTACCTCTATTGATCCCTTGCTGGGAAAAAGATACCCTGTCATCATCTCCAGTAAGGTAGTTTTACCGGAGCCATTACGACCGAGAATCACCCAATTCTCACCGGGTCCGATCTCAAGTGAAACGTCATCGAGAATTAGACTTTCTTCCCTGCGAAGGGTAAGATGCTGTAATGAAATCATTTATGAGGTCACACTCCTTATGTACTCCAGCACTCTTTCTACAGAAACCATCGCATAATAAATATCCGGGTCTGTGTTTCGGTCCGCAGAAGCTACCATTAACGCAGGCACACTGGAAATACGATATTGGGCTACTAAACCGGGCATCATATTAACATTAGCGGAAGCCACGATAAGGTCGGGCGGCAGCATATGTTCCGCAACCTCCAACATTCGCCGAGCTGCATTGCAGGTTCCACAAAGAGGTGTATAGAAAAACACTGCCAACGGTCTGCCTTCCTGTTCCAAAATCTCCAGAAGCTGTACTTCCTTCATATCCTTCATTCGTTGGAGTCACCAGAAGCTATAGCCAGCAGCTTGTCTTGTGGCATAGGTCCGTTGTGAATAAGCATCCCTTCGGGTTTGGCGGCGTAGAGCATCTCGTACATCTCTTTCCTGCCCCATAGGCTCGAGGTATGAAAATAAACTTCTTGCGGGAATAGTCCTTCCAGTACGATAAGCCTTGCTACTTCGCTTCCAGTATCGTCAACAGGTCCCATATCATGGTCGAGTGACAGAACTCCAACCTCATAATTACGCAGTAGCAACAGACACTCCTCCGTAGTGCGAGCCAGCATGAACCCTTGCGGTACCTTTCTAAAGTCATCCATATAGACATTAATCATGATCCTAACCTCCGATCAATCAATACCAGGAATTCACGGTATCCATTTCGTTCCGATAAGTTCCATCCGCTCCTGTTTCGGTCTCCATAACCATTATTTCAGGACAAAGCTGTTCTGCGGTCAACAGACTTCTCAATCCCTCATTACCAATATAGCCCTTACCAATTACTGCATGGCGATCCCGCCCAGAGGCAAACGGATGCAATGAATCATTCAAATGAACAGCCTCAAGATCATCCCAGTAGCCCAGCGCCTGCCCCCGTTTAATTAACTCCCCGGTGTCTGATGGATTCCAAATCCCTGCGGCAAATGCATGACAAGTATCGAAACAAAATCCGATTTTTTCAGGATAACGGCTAAGCTCACGCACCTTTACCAGTTCTTCCAGAGTTGTTCCTGTCGATCCGCTAGTGCCAGCTTGATTCTCGATGAGCAGCTTCGCTCGGCCTTCCCAGGAATCTAACGTTTCATTCATACATTGTATAATATTTTGATACCCTTGTAACGGCTCAGTACCCTGAAAATGTCCAAAATGAACCACAATTCCAAGTGAACCGCACGCTTCCGCAATCTCAAGATCATTCCTTAGTGATAATACGGTGATAGATCGGCCATTACTATTCGCCCCCATATTGGTTGGATAAGGGGTGTGAGCAATAGACTTCAACCCCTTCTCCCGGCAAAAAACTGCACAATCCTCTGCATCCCGCCTATTCACAGGTTTGATTTTTAAGCTTCGGGGATTCTTAGGGAAATATTGAAAGCCTGTCGCACCGCTCTCCCAGGCAAATCGGGCTGCTTTCCCGAAACCACCGCGGATGCTGACATGACTTCCGATTGCAGGTTTACTGTTCATGTTGGCAGTC
Above is a window of Paenibacillus wynnii DNA encoding:
- a CDS encoding cyclic-phosphate processing receiver domain-containing protein, which gives rise to MINVYMDDFRKVPQGFMLARTTEECLLLLRNYEVGVLSLDHDMGPVDDTGSEVARLIVLEGLFPQEVYFHTSSLWGRKEMYEMLYAAKPEGMLIHNGPMPQDKLLAIASGDSNE
- a CDS encoding thioredoxin family protein; protein product: MKDMKEVQLLEILEQEGRPLAVFFYTPLCGTCNAARRMLEVAEHMLPPDLIVASANVNMMPGLVAQYRISSVPALMVASADRNTDPDIYYAMVSVERVLEYIRSVTS
- a CDS encoding SAM-dependent methyltransferase, with the translated sequence MNDFIEDPEGQTPQAEEPVSSRYICTANHGFAPFAQEELRRLFGAVKSTLLVPGEIFLATLQVEPEEVTQLLLNNLPIFLRHIQPVQFQDEAGLPALGRLATYLNSLSHLQGQTIALHVRKGGNSFWQESPGELREWLQEEVKGLGAEFSVHEPAWVISVYADDDALYAGVCRPEENLSSWNGGAIRFRKEESQISRAKFKLIEAEKEFGIPFNSFRRGLDIGAAPGGWTSFLLEHGVQVTAVDPAHMHESLKNYPGLKILRKNANELKFRENEFDVIVCDMSWSPKLMAKMVTGLLHSLVPGGTAVVTVKLMHKKPLAMIKEIIEIFEAERMQIQRAKQLFHNRDEITLYMIKY
- a CDS encoding deoxyribonuclease IV yields the protein MNSKPAIGSHVSIRGGFGKAARFAWESGATGFQYFPKNPRSLKIKPVNRRDAEDCAVFCREKGLKSIAHTPYPTNMGANSNGRSITVLSLRNDLEIAEACGSLGIVVHFGHFQGTEPLQGYQNIIQCMNETLDSWEGRAKLLIENQAGTSGSTGTTLEELVKVRELSRYPEKIGFCFDTCHAFAAGIWNPSDTGELIKRGQALGYWDDLEAVHLNDSLHPFASGRDRHAVIGKGYIGNEGLRSLLTAEQLCPEIMVMETETGADGTYRNEMDTVNSWY
- a CDS encoding ABC transporter ATP-binding protein — encoded protein: MISLQHLTLRREESLILDDVSLEIGPGENWVILGRNGSGKTTLLEMMTGYLFPSKGSIEVLGYKYGQCDVREVRKEIGYISPNLMEKLSLSDPVWEVVATGAYAYLRFYQTIPSTVKERAIELLEEMNLGSLAFQPLGTLSQGERKKAMLARCLMADPKLLILDEPCAGLDLYEREKMLAEVDRLRQRNIAVVYVTHHVEEIVPLFTHVALIRGGKLAGSGRKEDVLTKEMLMATYDIPIDVEWDGGRPWIKIRSGGSTI